The DNA region GATTTTTGGCAGGGGGTTAAGGTGGGATGAAGAAGAACGACGAAGAAGAACAAAGAAGACAAAGATTAAGGCAATGTTGCCTGTTATCTGAATTCATTAAAGAATTAtcgagaagaagatgaagatgttaaaaattatatattagaaattatggataaataattacttcaaaaaataaaaataagttttaGATAAATAATTACATACCTAATTTTGGCCCCCTCAAATTGACATGTGAGTCATTATGTCAGATGCTACTGATTGGACACTTGACAAGGTCACCATACCACTCACTGCCTCTCATGTGGGATCAAAATAACGTGATTTTCCAAATATTAGGGGCTAAAACCCAACTTTATTTTGGCGAGGGACATTTTCAAACTTCGCCGATTATACTGAGATTACAGAGATGAGATGAGTAGCACACATGGTTGAGCTAAGGATAATTGTAGGTGAAAGGATAAGGTTCGAATCATGAAGAGAGATAATTTGTATACTTTATATTTTTTGGCCAATGGATAATTTGAATACTagtttactaaaaaaaaaaagttatactGAGATTAAATATACTTAATTAACCCAAAGCATTAAAAAAAACaagcaaacaaaaaaataaacttgTAAACCCTAGCGGCCACCGTGTATATATAAAGGCTTGAAAGCTAAACTCCTCAGTCTCTCACCTCACTCTCGTGAAATCACCATGGGGCTCACAACACTTCATCCCATTCCTCTCTCGAAGCTTCCCACTGCCTCCACTTTCCTCCCTAAACCCTTTCTTCCTCCTAGACAACAAACCCTAATCACCCCCTCAGCTGCACTTTTATCTCGTATGTTCTCTAATCCTCTCCAATTCGTATTCAATTTCAATCCTTaacaaaactcattttccataatCATTTTCTGTCTTACATTGCTTCAAATCTTATTCTTTTGCTTGTTTCATTCATGGGTAGCTCCAATTATTTGACATTTCAGCTgaatattgtttttttaatacaaagttttgttttttatttacattttctgtTGTGTTGAATGAATTGAGTCTGTAATGTGCTTTACTCTTGTTAACTGAGCTATTGAATCAAATGGGTCATTGTAGTTTAATGGTGAAAGtataaagttttaatttttttttggttttttatgtAATGTCAGGATCAATTTTTGTGAGAAATCTGTTGACGAGGGCAACCTCATCCGATGAAACATCCGGGTCAAGTAGTTTTTATGGTGAGAAGCGTGACGGTGTTGTAATCTTGGATGATGTCAAAGGAGCTGGTGAGAATGGATTCAGTGAAACTGTGGTGAGTCAAGATCCAAAGGAAGAGGTGCCCGTGGATGAACAAGCGTTTGCTCTGTTGGATGATCTCAATATGAAGGTAACTTAAACAACCTCGACCCTGCAATTTGTCAAGTGTCTTTACATGATAGTGTTGTGTAGTTACTGTGAGTTTGGTGATTGAGGGATGAGTGTTTATGCTTTTTTAACTTTACTCTTTGATTTAGACTAGTTTGCTTTTCCATATT from Lotus japonicus ecotype B-129 chromosome 2, LjGifu_v1.2 includes:
- the LOC130740070 gene encoding protein CURVATURE THYLAKOID 1D, chloroplastic; amino-acid sequence: MGLTTLHPIPLSKLPTASTFLPKPFLPPRQQTLITPSAALLSRSIFVRNLLTRATSSDETSGSSSFYGEKRDGVVILDDVKGAGENGFSETVVSQDPKEEVPVDEQAFALLDDLNMKLDLNDTGSIVLYGSGAVVALWLLSAVIGAIDSIPLFPKLLEVVGLSYTVWFTTRYLLFKKNRDELGAKIEELKEQVIGSEDK